One window of the Eucalyptus grandis isolate ANBG69807.140 chromosome 8, ASM1654582v1, whole genome shotgun sequence genome contains the following:
- the LOC104415825 gene encoding LOW QUALITY PROTEIN: cytochrome P450 78A7 (The sequence of the model RefSeq protein was modified relative to this genomic sequence to represent the inferred CDS: inserted 1 base in 1 codon; deleted 2 bases in 1 codon), whose product MISKDANWWIFALPAFLGSDRLLEDAYVVVPSIFLAFLALSLLTWALSPGGIAWRHGRNRKGRVPIHGPLGLPIFGSLLALRPPRSRLPPHRVLAAAAARTPAGAQLMAFSLGSAPAVVSSDPRTAREILASPGFADRPLKRSARSLMFERAIGFAPAGAYWRLLRRVAAXHLFAPRRVSAHGPARLLDCAAMVSRIAAEQRVRGFVALRDHLQLASLNSIMGSVFGKRYDVGRDAEELEDLRSMVREGFELLGAFNWSDYVPWLSYVHDPARVDERCARLVPRVKRFVRGIIAEHRRKNDEGSNKVAADEADFVDVLLSLDGDEKLDEDDMVAILWEMIFRGTDTTALLTEWIMAELVLHPRVQETLRRELADAASRGGGGGLTDADMARLPYLQAVVKEGLRMHPPGPLLSWARLSTSDVQLSNGMLVPAGTTAMVNMWAICHDPSVWEDPDTFMPERFLERDVDVRGGDLRLAPFGSGRRVCPGKNLGLATVTMWVAELVRRFEWAEHAACPVDLSELLKLSCEMKHPLHAVAVVRN is encoded by the exons atGATCAGCAAGGACGCCAACTGGTGGATCTTCGCCCTCCCTGCCTTCTTGGGCTCCGACCGCCTCCTTGAAGATGCGTACGTCGTCGTTCCCTCCATCTTCCTCGCCTTCctcgctctctccctcctcacttgggctctctcccccgGCGGAATCGCGTGGCGCCACGGCAGGAACCGCAAGGGCCGCGTCCCCATCCACGGCCCCCTTGGCCTCCCCATCTTCGGCAGCCTCCTCGCCCTC CGGCCGCCCCGGTCGAGACTGCCTCCCCACCGcgtcctcgccgccgccgccgcccgcacCCCGGCCGGGGCCCAGCTCATGGCCTTCAGCCTCGGCTCGGCCCCGGCCGTCGTGTCCTCCGACCCGCGCACCGCCCGTGAGATCCTCGCCTCCCCGGGCTTCGCCGACCGCCCGCTCAAGCGCTCCGCCCGCAGCCTCATGTTCGAACGGGCCATCGGGTTCGCCCCCGCCGGCGCCTACTGGCGGCTCCTCCGCCGCGTCGCGG TCCACCTCTTCGCCCCGCGCCGCGTCTCGGCCCACGGGCCGGCCCGCCTGCTCGACTGCGCCGCGATGGTGAGCCGCATCGCCGCCGAACAAAGGGTCCGCGGCTTCGTGGCGCTCCGGGATCACCTCCAGCTGGCCTCGCTGAACAGCATCATGGGGAGCGTGTTCGGGAAGCGATACGACGTCGGCCGCGACGCCGAGGAGCTGGAGGACCTGAGGTCGATGGTGAGAGAAGGGTTCGAGCTGCTGGGGGCGTTCAACTGGTCCGACTACGTGCCGTGGCTGAGCTACGTGCACGACCCGGCTCGCGTGGACGAACGCTGCGCGAGGCTCGTCCCGAGGGTGAAACGCTTCGTTCGCGGCATCATCGCAGAGCATCGGCGGAAGAACGATGAGGGCAGCAACAAGGTCGCCGCCGACGAAGCTGATTTCGTCGACGTCTTGCTCTCCCTGGATGGCGACGAGAAGCTCGATGAGGATGACATGGTCGCCATCTTATGG GAAATGATTTTCAGGGGCACGGACACGACGGCTCTGTTAACCGAGTGGATCATGGCCGAGCTGGTGTTGCACCCGCGAGTCCAGGAAACGCTCCGGAGAGAGCTTGCCGACGCCGCCTCccgcggcggcgggggaggctTGACTGATGCTGACATGGCCAGGCTGCCCTACTTGCAGGCCGTGGTCAAGGAAGGCCTGAGGATGCACCCCCCGGGCCCTCTCCTCTCGTGGGCCCGACTCTCCACGTCGGATGTCCAGCTCAGCAACGGGATGCTGGTCCCGGCCGGCACGACGGCGATGGTCAACATGTGGGCCATCTGCCACGACCCGAGCGTGTGGGAGGATCCGGACACGTTCATGCCCGAGAGGTTCCTCGAGCGCGACGTGGATGTTCGGGGCGGCGACCTGAGGCTCGCCCCGTTTGGGTCCGGGCGCCGGGTCTGCCCCGGGAAGAATCTCGGCCTGGCCACGGTGACCATGTGGGTGGCCGAGCTGGTGCGCCGGTTCGAGTGGGCCGAGCATGCAGCGTGCCCGGTCGACCTGAGCGAGCTCTTGAAGCTGTCCTGCGAGATGAAGCATCCGTTGCACGCCGTGGCGGTGGTGAGAAATTGA